A stretch of the Vitis riparia cultivar Riparia Gloire de Montpellier isolate 1030 chromosome 13, EGFV_Vit.rip_1.0, whole genome shotgun sequence genome encodes the following:
- the LOC117928222 gene encoding uncharacterized protein LOC117928222, with protein sequence MDTQQSRRVVLEDTLSDTVTPPVIPVQMPATQALHDQAAVIPPIVTPVTVIEDPHSRMDKLEQRIRQMRDLDEMISWDDPDDVPVATLPVGFRMPDIERYTGVGCPRIHLRLYSTVMRALGLDEAQLLTLFPLSLSGMTQRWYASLETSRRRTWEDLAQEFLRQYSFSGDTSVTRRELEFLRQGSDEPISPFISRWRERAAEMIERPTERDQMSMFLRSLHPRFARHLTGVPFQDFRSLVQALFDVDDGISRGLWSDITHSLDTEGKGVGGSSESYGCVCSADFQHRRPGYHPYARSLPIPRSDFPPLQHRHPHSVQQYPSVHPHVVTVRPSSQFQRPHTSIPRHEQSRSHRRHQRTYSDLGMPLDRAFERLIATGFLAPLAPRPPLSTLPPRFHAHEFCAFHQMAGHRTDYCASLRHAIQDLIDSGAVSFPLSTTAIELGPDMTADSLPAYSTHAVPPPSGLYHHV encoded by the coding sequence ATGGATACTCAGCAGAGTAGGCGTGTAGTGCTCGAGGACACGCTATCTGATACAGTGACACCACCTGTTATACCTGTTCAGATGCCAGCTACACAGGCTTTGCATGATCAGGCTGCTGTCATTCCACCCATTGTCACACCAGTTACCGTTATTGAGGATCCTCATTCTCGTATGGACAAACTCGAGCAGAGGATTAGACAGATGAGAGATCTTGATGAGATGATTTCATGGGATGACCCTGACGATGTGCCAGTGGCCACTTTGCCAGTCGGTTTCAGGATGCCtgatatagagagatatacAGGTGTTGGATGTCCTCGTATTCATCTCAGACTCTATAGCACAGTTATGAGGGCTCTGGGTCTAGATGAGGCACAGTTGCTCACTTTGTTCCCATTGTCATTGAGCGGCATGACACAGAGATGGTACGCTTCATTAGAGACATCTCGTCGGAGAACTTGGGAGGACTTAGCACAGGAGTTTCTGAGACAGTATTCCTTCAGTGGTGATACGAGCGTTACACGTAGAGAGCTTGAGTTTCTTCGACAGGGATCAGATGAGCCTATTTCTCCTTTTATCTCCCGCTGGAGGGAGAGGGCCGCGGAGATGATTGAGCGACCTACcgagagagatcagatgagcATGTTTTTGAGGAGTTTGCATCCTAGGTTTGCTCGACATCTTACGGGAGTCCCATTCCAGGATTTCAGATCATTGGTTCAGGCTTTATTCGATGTAGATGATGGCATctctagaggattatggtcagATATTACTCATTCCCTAGATACTGAGGGGAAAGGAGTTGGTGGATCATCTGAGAGCTATGGATGCGTATGTTCTGCGGACTTTCAGCATCGACGACCTGGTTATCATCCCTATGCGAGATCATTGCCGATACCCAGGAGTGATTTCCCGCCTTTACAGCATCGTCATCCTCATTCAGTTCAGCAGTACCCTTCTGTGCATCCTCATGTTGTCACGGTGCGACCTTCATCTCAGTTTCAGCGTCCACATACTAGTATCCCACGACATGAGCAGTCTCGTTCCCATCGGCGACATCAGAGGACTTATTCGGATTTGGGGATGCCTTTAGATAGAGCTTTTGAGCGACTCATAGCTACTGGCTTCTTAGCACCGTTGGCCCCTAGGCCACCCCTGAGTACTTTACCTCCGCGTTTTCATGCTCATGAGTTCTGTGCATTTCACCAGATGGCAGGCCATCGTACTGACTATTGTGCTTCTCTACGTCATGCCATACAGGATCTTATTGACAGTGGTGCGGTTAGCTTCCCCTTATCGACCACAGCTATTGAACTTGGTCCAGATATGACTGCTGATTCCCTTCCAGCATATTccacacatgcagttcctcctcctTCGGGCTTATACCATCATGTTTGA